In Candidatus Gastranaerophilales bacterium, a single genomic region encodes these proteins:
- a CDS encoding cation diffusion facilitator family transporter, translating to MQQTEVKNRTLIVVVFTLITMVAEIAFGLMTHSMALTADGIHMGTHAFALFVTFFICLIAVNNADKEEKLNALGGYTNSILLGLTAFGILFESLRRIFHPEQIAFSEAILVAVIGLAVNVLCIMVMGPEHHHHQAHDGIEDDEHHHEHENLNFKSAYLHILADAFTSLLAISALLLGKYLGWTVLDPLIGVLGAVVILKWTVELITASYKVLIR from the coding sequence ATGCAACAAACAGAAGTAAAAAACAGAACATTAATTGTTGTAGTATTCACATTGATAACAATGGTCGCCGAGATTGCTTTTGGGCTGATGACGCACTCAATGGCACTGACAGCTGATGGTATTCACATGGGAACGCATGCGTTTGCGTTGTTTGTTACGTTTTTTATTTGCTTAATAGCTGTAAATAATGCAGATAAAGAGGAAAAGTTAAACGCTTTAGGCGGATATACAAATTCTATTTTACTTGGATTAACGGCATTTGGAATTTTGTTTGAATCTTTAAGACGGATTTTTCACCCAGAGCAAATTGCTTTTAGTGAGGCGATTTTGGTGGCTGTAATCGGTCTTGCTGTGAATGTTCTTTGTATTATGGTAATGGGACCGGAGCATCATCATCATCAAGCTCATGACGGAATTGAAGATGACGAACATCACCATGAACATGAAAATTTAAACTTTAAATCAGCGTATCTTCATATTTTGGCAGACGCATTCACCTCTTTGCTTGCTATTTCGGCTCTTTTGCTCGGAAAATATCTTGGTTGGACGGTTTTAGACCCGTTGATTGGTGTTCTCGGAGCTGTTGTAATTTTGAAATGGACAGTTGAACTTATTACTGCTTCGTATAAGGTTTTGATAAGATAA
- the dnaK gene encoding molecular chaperone DnaK, translated as MAKTIGIDLGTTNSVVAVMEGGKPNVIANAEGSRTTPSIVGFSKTGEKLVGQLAKRQAILNPDKTVASIKRHMGEDYKKDIDGKNYTPQEISAMILRKLADDASNYLGEKVTSAVITVPAYFNDAQRQATKDAGKIAGLDVLRIVNEPTAAALAYGLEKDKPEKVLVFDLGGGTFDVSILEIGDGVHEVLSTSGDTQLGGDDFDQKVMDWLADEFKKQEGIDLRSDKQAMQRLKEAAEKAKCELSSVVETNINLPFITADANGPKHLDIQLSRAKFEELSHDLLERCKTPVEQAIKDAGLSKGEINEVVLVGGSTRIPAVQALVKEYTGKEPNQSVNPDEVVAVGAAVQAGVLAGEVKDIVLLDVTPLTLGIETLGGVMTPLVPRNTTIPVSKSQVFSTAENNQTAVDVHVLQGERPMSKDNKSLGMFRLDGIPPAMRGLPQIEVTFDIDANGIVNVSAKDKATNKEQKITITNGSNLSESDIDRMVKEAEANAEEDKKHKEEAEIKNNANSLITSAERIVKDFEGKIADTDKTKLDEQKKALEEALKAEKSADEIKKLSEELQQTMYAISQAAYSQVQQEAPASGEAGQEQAQEEQKPADDDVIDAEYTKE; from the coding sequence ATGGCAAAAACAATAGGTATCGACTTGGGAACAACAAACTCTGTAGTCGCTGTCATGGAAGGTGGTAAACCAAACGTCATCGCTAACGCTGAAGGCTCAAGAACCACTCCTTCTATCGTAGGTTTTTCTAAAACCGGTGAAAAATTAGTAGGTCAATTAGCTAAACGTCAAGCTATTCTTAACCCAGACAAAACTGTAGCTTCTATCAAAAGACACATGGGTGAAGATTATAAAAAAGATATCGACGGAAAAAACTATACACCTCAAGAAATCTCAGCTATGATTTTGAGAAAATTAGCTGACGACGCTTCAAACTATTTGGGCGAAAAAGTTACTTCTGCCGTAATTACCGTTCCTGCTTACTTTAACGACGCTCAACGTCAAGCTACAAAAGATGCAGGTAAAATCGCTGGTTTGGACGTTCTTCGTATTGTGAATGAACCAACTGCCGCTGCTTTGGCTTACGGGTTAGAAAAAGATAAACCTGAAAAAGTTTTAGTTTTCGACTTAGGTGGTGGTACTTTCGATGTATCTATCCTTGAAATCGGCGACGGCGTTCACGAAGTTCTTTCAACTTCTGGTGATACTCAATTAGGTGGTGATGACTTTGACCAAAAAGTTATGGATTGGTTAGCTGATGAGTTCAAAAAACAAGAAGGCATAGACCTTAGAAGCGACAAACAAGCTATGCAACGTCTAAAAGAAGCTGCCGAAAAAGCTAAATGTGAATTGTCTTCTGTTGTTGAAACCAACATTAACTTGCCTTTCATCACAGCAGATGCAAATGGTCCTAAACACTTGGATATCCAACTTTCAAGAGCTAAGTTCGAAGAATTATCTCACGATTTACTCGAAAGATGTAAAACTCCTGTAGAACAAGCGATTAAAGATGCCGGACTTTCTAAAGGTGAAATTAATGAAGTAGTTTTGGTCGGTGGTTCTACTCGTATTCCTGCCGTTCAAGCTTTGGTTAAAGAATATACAGGTAAAGAACCAAACCAATCAGTAAACCCTGATGAAGTTGTTGCTGTTGGTGCAGCTGTTCAAGCAGGTGTTTTAGCAGGTGAAGTTAAAGATATCGTCCTTTTAGATGTTACTCCTTTAACTTTGGGTATCGAAACTTTAGGTGGCGTTATGACTCCTTTAGTTCCTCGTAACACTACTATTCCTGTCTCTAAATCACAAGTTTTCTCAACTGCTGAAAACAACCAAACCGCCGTTGACGTTCACGTTCTACAAGGTGAAAGACCAATGTCTAAAGACAACAAATCTTTAGGTATGTTTAGATTAGACGGTATTCCGCCTGCTATGAGAGGTCTTCCTCAAATCGAAGTTACTTTTGATATCGACGCAAACGGTATTGTAAACGTTTCAGCTAAAGATAAAGCTACTAACAAAGAACAAAAAATCACTATTACAAACGGTTCTAACTTGTCTGAATCTGATATTGACAGAATGGTCAAAGAAGCTGAAGCTAACGCCGAAGAAGATAAAAAACACAAAGAAGAAGCTGAAATCAAAAATAATGCTAACAGCTTAATCACTTCTGCTGAAAGAATTGTAAAAGACTTCGAAGGTAAAATCGCTGACACCGACAAGACTAAACTTGATGAACAAAAGAAAGCTCTTGAAGAAGCATTGAAAGCTGAAAAATCTGCTGATGAAATCAAAAAATTATCAGAAGAACTTCAACAAACAATGTACGCTATCTCTCAAGCCGCTTACAGCCAAGTTCAACAAGAAGCTCCAGCCTCAGGTGAAGCCGGTCAAGAACAAGCTCAAGAAGAACAAAAACCCGCTGATGACGACGTCATAGACGCTGAATATACTAAAGAATAG
- a CDS encoding ROK family protein, translated as MKKVLGIDVGGTKICYAVFDENGCEISKINKIQTPKTTPEIIAVFKQVIQEHESDIDAVAFATAGAINLENTRVASSTPNLPEGYPDIEFEKLTKKPVYVENDANAAAYAEYKIGAAKGDENTITITLGTGIGGGIIINGNLLRGKSGRGGEVGSIKIYPDKRRECTCHNYDCWESYASGTGLKKTAEEIAQSDPVFKSSMFNSKKPNQITTYDITKGVKENDLYSKKVFDLWQSHLVAGLISLTNIFDTESIVISGGMGEFIDVQKIENEINNTIVVSPIKVKLAKMKNNAGMVGAALLAVKKLYVE; from the coding sequence ATGAAAAAAGTATTGGGAATTGATGTTGGTGGTACAAAAATCTGTTATGCTGTTTTTGATGAAAATGGATGTGAGATTTCAAAAATTAATAAAATACAAACCCCGAAAACAACGCCCGAAATAATTGCTGTTTTTAAACAAGTTATACAAGAACATGAGAGCGATATAGATGCCGTGGCTTTTGCAACAGCTGGTGCAATAAACCTTGAAAACACGAGAGTTGCTTCATCTACACCAAATTTGCCTGAGGGTTATCCGGATATTGAGTTTGAAAAATTAACAAAAAAACCTGTTTATGTTGAAAATGATGCTAATGCAGCAGCTTATGCTGAATATAAAATCGGAGCTGCAAAAGGCGATGAAAACACAATAACTATAACCTTGGGAACAGGAATTGGCGGCGGAATTATTATTAATGGTAATCTTTTAAGAGGCAAATCAGGTCGTGGAGGAGAGGTTGGAAGCATAAAAATTTATCCCGACAAAAGGCGGGAATGCACTTGTCATAACTATGATTGCTGGGAAAGTTACGCATCAGGAACGGGATTGAAAAAAACAGCAGAAGAAATAGCTCAATCAGACCCTGTTTTTAAATCAAGTATGTTTAATTCAAAAAAACCAAACCAAATTACGACCTATGATATAACCAAAGGCGTTAAAGAAAATGATTTGTATTCCAAAAAAGTTTTTGACTTGTGGCAATCCCATCTAGTTGCAGGATTAATCAGCCTGACGAATATTTTTGATACAGAAAGCATTGTTATATCAGGAGGAATGGGCGAATTCATTGATGTTCAAAAAATTGAAAATGAAATCAATAATACGATAGTTGTTTCACCAATCAAAGTAAAGCTGGCAAAAATGAAAAATAATGCTGGCATGGTCGGAGCAGCACTCTTGGCGGTTAAAAAGTTGTATGTTGAATGA
- a CDS encoding DNA-directed RNA polymerase subunit alpha, with product MELKIKCVNTTTDSDGSQYGKFVVEPLERGFGTTIGNALRRVLLSSLEGAAATSIRIEGITHEYTSIPGIVEDVIDIMLNLKGLIVKTDSKEAQHLRLDIDKPGPVLGSDIQLPAGVKIVNPDWLVCTIAEGGSIHADIIVETGKGYVTVDVLKENKGNLPIDMLPIDASFMPIKRVSYNVESTRVGDVIDYDKLTLEIWSNGSIDVSNALSQSANLLIEHFMQIASITGQPAILTTQQVVEEEVEEEPAPSITIEDLELSVRAYNCLKRASINSLPELLKKSEHDLLNIKNFGKKSSDEVIEKLHQVGLDLMPNPEGVELEEV from the coding sequence ATGGAACTAAAAATTAAATGCGTAAATACAACAACCGATTCTGACGGTTCTCAATACGGCAAATTCGTCGTTGAACCGCTTGAAAGAGGTTTTGGTACTACTATCGGTAACGCTTTGAGAAGAGTGCTTTTATCTTCACTTGAAGGTGCTGCTGCTACTTCTATCAGAATTGAAGGTATCACACACGAATATACTTCAATCCCCGGTATCGTTGAAGATGTTATCGATATTATGTTGAACTTAAAAGGACTTATTGTCAAAACTGACAGCAAAGAAGCTCAACATTTAAGATTAGATATCGACAAACCAGGACCTGTCTTGGGTAGCGATATCCAATTGCCGGCCGGCGTTAAAATCGTCAACCCCGATTGGCTTGTTTGCACAATCGCTGAAGGCGGTAGCATTCACGCTGACATCATCGTTGAAACAGGCAAAGGCTATGTAACAGTTGATGTTCTTAAAGAAAATAAAGGCAACTTGCCAATTGACATGCTTCCAATTGATGCTTCATTTATGCCGATTAAAAGAGTAAGCTATAACGTTGAAAGCACTCGTGTAGGCGACGTTATCGACTATGACAAATTAACTCTTGAAATCTGGTCTAACGGTAGCATTGACGTTAGCAATGCTTTGAGCCAATCTGCTAATTTGCTTATCGAACACTTCATGCAAATCGCCTCAATAACAGGTCAACCTGCTATTTTGACTACTCAACAAGTCGTTGAAGAAGAAGTTGAAGAAGAACCTGCTCCAAGTATCACAATTGAAGACCTCGAACTTTCTGTAAGAGCATACAATTGCTTGAAAAGAGCAAGCATCAATTCTTTACCTGAATTGCTCAAAAAATCTGAACACGACTTACTAAATATTAAAAACTTCGGTAAAAAATCATCTGATGAAGTTATCGAAAAACTTCACCAAGTCGGTTTAGACTTAATGCCTAACCCAGAAGGCGTTGAACTCGAAGAAGTTTAG
- a CDS encoding F0F1 ATP synthase subunit epsilon: MAEKKIHIKIITHDKIVYEDDVDAIYTKGVDGEFGILFDHTPLMSALDIGVTRVEKESKIEFISTMGGVFQFKNNEAVILTEAAERGQDIDVTRAQHAKERAEARIDNINEKIDAERANIALAKAMARLKAALNK; the protein is encoded by the coding sequence ATGGCAGAAAAAAAAATTCACATTAAAATAATCACTCACGATAAAATTGTTTATGAAGATGATGTTGATGCCATCTATACTAAAGGTGTTGATGGTGAATTTGGTATCTTATTTGACCATACACCTTTAATGAGTGCTCTTGATATCGGCGTTACAAGGGTAGAAAAAGAGTCTAAAATTGAATTTATTTCAACTATGGGCGGAGTTTTTCAATTCAAAAACAATGAGGCTGTTATTTTAACAGAAGCAGCTGAGAGGGGTCAAGATATTGACGTCACAAGAGCTCAACATGCCAAAGAACGTGCCGAAGCAAGAATAGATAATATAAATGAAAAAATTGACGCTGAACGTGCAAATATTGCCTTGGCTAAAGCTATGGCAAGACTAAAAGCGGCTTTAAATAAATAA
- the atpD gene encoding F0F1 ATP synthase subunit beta, which produces MTTLTEKEGLVTQIIGPVIDVEFRAGNLPKIYDALNIFYDDGTKVVAEVQQHLGENKIRSVAMSSTDGLKRGMKVVNTEQPIKIPVGKPILGRILNVLGEEVDHQGEIVTDTYLPIHRESPKLVDQNTNVEILETGIKAIDLLQPYQKGGKIGLFGGAGVGKTVLIMELIHNIAMEHSGVSVFGGVGERTREGNDLWNEMKESGVIDKVALIYGQMNEPPGARMRVGLSALTAAEYFRDYSKQDVLLFIDNIFRFVQAGSEVSALLGRMPSAVGYQPTLANEMGELQERITSTKDGSITSVQAIYVPADDLTDPAPATTFSHLDASTVLSRQIASLGIYPAVDPLASNSRVLDPLIIGEEHYNTARQVLEILQKYKELQDIIAILGMDELSEEDKETVNRARKIQKFLSQPFFVAEKFSGIDGKYVKLEDTIKGFKGIIEGKYDDIPEQAFYMVGSIEEAVKKAEEMK; this is translated from the coding sequence ATGACAACTTTGACAGAAAAAGAAGGATTGGTTACTCAAATCATCGGACCGGTTATTGATGTTGAGTTTAGAGCAGGCAATTTGCCTAAAATTTATGATGCTTTAAATATTTTCTACGATGACGGAACTAAAGTAGTGGCTGAAGTTCAACAACATTTAGGCGAAAATAAAATCCGTTCTGTTGCTATGTCTTCTACCGACGGTCTTAAAAGAGGTATGAAAGTTGTCAACACCGAACAGCCTATTAAAATTCCTGTCGGAAAACCTATCCTTGGCAGAATTTTAAATGTATTAGGAGAAGAAGTTGACCATCAAGGCGAAATCGTCACTGACACTTATCTTCCTATTCACAGAGAATCACCTAAACTTGTTGACCAAAATACAAACGTTGAAATTCTTGAAACCGGTATTAAAGCAATTGACCTTTTACAACCTTATCAAAAAGGTGGTAAAATCGGGCTTTTCGGAGGTGCCGGCGTTGGTAAAACCGTATTGATTATGGAACTTATCCACAATATTGCGATGGAACACTCTGGTGTTTCTGTATTTGGTGGTGTTGGAGAAAGAACTCGTGAAGGTAATGACCTTTGGAACGAAATGAAAGAATCAGGCGTTATCGACAAAGTTGCTTTAATCTACGGACAAATGAACGAACCACCAGGAGCAAGAATGAGAGTCGGATTATCTGCTCTTACAGCTGCCGAATATTTCAGAGATTACTCAAAACAAGATGTGCTTTTATTTATTGACAATATTTTTAGATTTGTACAAGCAGGTTCCGAGGTTTCAGCTTTGTTAGGTCGTATGCCTTCTGCTGTAGGCTATCAACCAACTTTAGCAAACGAAATGGGTGAACTTCAAGAAAGAATTACATCTACTAAAGACGGTTCTATTACGTCGGTACAAGCAATTTATGTTCCTGCCGATGACTTAACCGACCCTGCTCCTGCTACTACATTCTCCCACTTAGATGCGTCTACGGTTTTATCTCGTCAAATCGCATCCTTGGGTATTTATCCTGCTGTTGACCCGTTGGCTTCTAACAGTAGAGTTTTAGACCCATTGATTATCGGTGAAGAACATTATAATACAGCAAGACAAGTTCTTGAAATATTGCAAAAATACAAAGAATTACAAGATATTATCGCTATTTTGGGTATGGATGAACTATCTGAAGAAGATAAAGAAACCGTAAACAGAGCAAGAAAAATTCAAAAATTCTTATCTCAACCTTTCTTCGTTGCTGAAAAATTCTCAGGTATTGATGGTAAATATGTAAAACTTGAAGATACTATTAAAGGTTTCAAAGGTATTATCGAAGGCAAGTATGACGATATTCCCGAGCAAGCTTTTTATATGGTCGGCTCTATTGAAGAAGCTGTTAAAAAAGCAGAAGAAATGAAATAG
- the rpsI gene encoding 30S ribosomal protein S9, producing MANNEVMATGRRKTSIAVVKLVKGKGRIFVNGKTFAQYFGNRPALEMMMYRPLALTDNQDNFDVRVKAVGGGISAQAGAIKHGISRALLKFNEEYKAVLKAEGLLTRDAREKERKKYGRKRARKRFQFSKR from the coding sequence ATGGCTAATAATGAAGTAATGGCTACAGGCAGAAGAAAAACTTCTATCGCAGTTGTAAAACTTGTTAAAGGCAAAGGCAGAATTTTTGTCAACGGCAAAACTTTTGCTCAATACTTCGGCAACAGACCTGCTTTAGAAATGATGATGTATAGACCTCTTGCTTTAACTGACAATCAAGATAACTTTGATGTAAGAGTTAAGGCTGTTGGCGGTGGCATTTCTGCTCAAGCAGGAGCTATCAAACACGGTATTTCAAGAGCTTTATTAAAATTCAACGAAGAATATAAAGCTGTTTTGAAAGCTGAAGGTCTTTTAACCAGAGATGCTCGTGAAAAAGAACGTAAAAAATACGGTAGAAAAAGAGCAAGAAAAAGATTCCAATTCTCAAAACGTTAA
- a CDS encoding metal-sensitive transcriptional regulator — protein MTLCGTDDDKKKLIVRLNRIEGQVRGLSKMITEDRDCMEVLNQVVSVQSAIKGVWKEVVKDHLQGCVSTAMKDGKNSKELIDELVNHIEKLR, from the coding sequence ATGACTCTTTGCGGAACAGATGATGATAAAAAAAAATTGATTGTAAGACTAAATAGGATAGAAGGTCAGGTTCGAGGGCTATCAAAAATGATAACAGAGGATAGAGATTGTATGGAGGTCTTGAATCAGGTGGTGTCTGTTCAATCGGCGATAAAAGGCGTGTGGAAAGAGGTTGTCAAAGACCATCTTCAAGGTTGTGTTTCTACAGCTATGAAAGATGGAAAAAACAGCAAAGAACTCATTGATGAATTAGTTAATCATATTGAAAAATTAAGATAG
- the rpsD gene encoding 30S ribosomal protein S4, with amino-acid sequence MARYTGPSNKLFRNFGVTDLSNRKLVSSMRQNASGQHGAARKKLSDYAIHLNEKQKIRLTYLVSEKQFAKYYNEAARRKGVTGTILLQILESRLDNILFKSGLAITRKQARQIVNHGHVLVNGKRVDIPSYLVKPQDVVTIKDKSNNFLKTVVETIDAAIAPAWMTIDKDNLKVTFDRIPEREELDPEFKEQLVIEYYSK; translated from the coding sequence TTGGCTAGATATACAGGACCCAGTAATAAGTTATTTCGTAACTTTGGTGTTACGGATTTATCAAACAGAAAGCTAGTCTCCTCTATGAGACAAAACGCATCAGGTCAACACGGTGCTGCTAGAAAAAAACTTTCTGATTACGCTATTCACTTAAATGAAAAACAAAAAATTCGTCTTACTTACTTAGTAAGCGAAAAACAATTTGCTAAATATTACAACGAAGCTGCTAGAAGAAAAGGCGTCACAGGCACCATCCTTCTTCAAATTCTTGAATCAAGATTGGACAACATTTTGTTTAAATCAGGTTTAGCAATAACCAGAAAACAAGCTCGTCAAATCGTTAATCACGGTCACGTTCTTGTTAACGGTAAGAGAGTTGATATCCCTTCTTACTTAGTAAAACCTCAAGACGTTGTTACTATTAAAGACAAAAGTAACAACTTCCTTAAAACTGTCGTTGAAACTATCGACGCGGCTATCGCTCCTGCGTGGATGACTATCGATAAAGATAACTTGAAAGTTACTTTCGACAGAATCCCCGAAAGAGAAGAATTAGACCCTGAATTCAAGGAACAACTTGTAATTGAGTACTACTCTAAGTAA
- the rplM gene encoding 50S ribosomal protein L13, whose protein sequence is MKTYSAKPLEVERKWYLIDAEGKTLGRLAVVIANLLRGKHKPQYTPHIDTGDFVIVVNADKIKVTGNKETDKKYYRHTGYPGGLKITSFKELMEKNPVAAIEKAVKGMLPHNTLGQDQFNKLNVYAGAEHPHEAQKPVKFDEVEAK, encoded by the coding sequence ATGAAAACTTATTCGGCTAAACCTCTTGAAGTTGAAAGAAAATGGTATTTAATCGATGCTGAAGGTAAAACTTTAGGTAGATTGGCTGTTGTAATCGCTAACTTATTAAGAGGAAAGCACAAACCTCAATATACTCCTCATATCGACACCGGTGACTTCGTTATCGTTGTTAATGCGGATAAAATTAAGGTTACCGGAAACAAAGAAACAGACAAAAAATACTATAGACACACTGGTTACCCAGGTGGTTTGAAAATAACAAGCTTCAAAGAATTAATGGAAAAAAATCCTGTTGCCGCTATTGAAAAAGCTGTAAAAGGTATGTTGCCTCATAATACATTGGGTCAAGACCAATTCAACAAACTCAATGTGTATGCCGGTGCTGAACATCCGCATGAAGCTCAAAAACCTGTTAAATTTGATGAAGTGGAGGCTAAATAA
- the truA gene encoding tRNA pseudouridine(38-40) synthase TruA yields the protein MQRFVLVIEYIGTNYAGSQTQGARKSKDKAVTLKTDKNPNPPKTIQDEIEKTLSTLTKKPIKTFFSGRTDAGVHSKGQIIHFDSDFDCLNPKFINSMNGLLPKDISIKKIKEVPKNFHAQKSATARWYRYKIVNRNQRSAWDENCLFVRDNLNVDKMNEALSYLVGEHDFSTFKKVKTLNPAKVCTMYKAQCFRNNDEIYIDLIANRFLYNMVRSIVGTLLMIERNSLAPSALKEILNSKDRNQAGPTISPNGLTLMKVIYNNEKYGDSL from the coding sequence ATGCAAAGATTTGTACTTGTTATTGAATATATAGGTACAAATTATGCAGGAAGCCAAACCCAGGGGGCTCGTAAGTCTAAGGACAAGGCGGTAACGCTGAAAACCGATAAAAACCCGAATCCCCCTAAAACAATCCAAGATGAGATTGAAAAAACTCTTAGCACATTGACAAAAAAACCTATAAAAACATTTTTCTCTGGGCGAACTGACGCAGGAGTCCACTCCAAAGGTCAGATTATCCATTTCGATTCTGATTTCGATTGCTTAAATCCGAAATTCATAAACTCTATGAACGGGCTTTTGCCAAAAGACATCAGCATTAAGAAGATTAAAGAAGTCCCAAAAAACTTCCACGCCCAAAAAAGTGCTACCGCAAGATGGTATCGATACAAAATCGTCAATCGTAATCAACGTAGTGCTTGGGACGAAAATTGTTTATTCGTTAGAGATAATTTGAATGTTGATAAAATGAATGAAGCCCTTTCCTATCTGGTAGGGGAACATGATTTCTCCACCTTCAAAAAGGTTAAAACCTTAAATCCTGCGAAAGTTTGCACAATGTATAAAGCTCAATGCTTTAGAAATAATGATGAAATTTATATTGACTTAATTGCAAACAGGTTTTTGTACAATATGGTAAGGTCCATAGTAGGAACTCTCCTGATGATTGAAAGAAATTCTTTAGCCCCGTCGGCACTTAAAGAAATTCTCAACAGTAAGGATAGAAACCAAGCAGGTCCTACGATAAGCCCTAACGGCTTAACTTTAATGAAAGTAATATACAATAATGAAAAATATGGAGATAGCTTATGA
- the rplQ gene encoding 50S ribosomal protein L17 has protein sequence MRHQCNKNRLGRPQDQRKALLRSLATELFLHGEIKTTISRAKALKPYAESIISLAKKGDLHSRRQAANFIFDVETGKFMDAESGEVFESAQEGKKMMPETVLRKLFSQIGKKYESRNGGYTRIYNMPPRRGDATEMALIQLV, from the coding sequence ATGAGACACCAATGTAACAAAAACAGACTAGGCAGACCTCAAGACCAACGCAAAGCGTTATTGAGATCTTTAGCAACTGAATTATTCTTACATGGCGAAATCAAAACTACCATCTCTAGAGCTAAAGCTTTGAAACCTTACGCTGAAAGTATTATTTCTTTGGCTAAAAAAGGTGACTTGCACTCTAGAAGACAAGCAGCTAACTTTATTTTCGATGTTGAAACAGGAAAATTTATGGACGCTGAATCAGGTGAAGTTTTCGAATCTGCTCAAGAAGGTAAGAAAATGATGCCTGAAACCGTTTTGAGAAAACTTTTCAGCCAAATCGGTAAGAAATACGAAAGCAGAAACGGTGGTTACACTCGTATCTACAATATGCCTCCAAGACGCGGTGACGCTACTGAAATGGCATTAATTCAGTTGGTATAA
- the rpsK gene encoding 30S ribosomal protein S11 gives MARPVKTKKKEKKNVLQGVVHIQSTFNNTIVTSTDTQGNAVAWASAGGCGFKGARKGTPFAAQSAAEKVAKQSIDQGMKKVEVYIKGPGSGRETAIRAIQAAGLEITLIKDVTPIPHNGCRPPKKRRV, from the coding sequence ATGGCTAGACCAGTTAAAACTAAAAAGAAAGAAAAGAAGAATGTATTACAAGGTGTTGTTCATATTCAGTCAACATTCAATAATACAATCGTAACTTCAACAGATACTCAAGGTAACGCTGTTGCTTGGGCTTCTGCAGGTGGATGCGGATTTAAAGGTGCCAGAAAAGGTACTCCTTTTGCTGCTCAATCAGCTGCTGAAAAAGTTGCTAAGCAATCAATCGATCAAGGTATGAAAAAAGTTGAAGTCTATATAAAAGGACCCGGCTCAGGAAGAGAAACTGCTATCAGAGCTATCCAAGCCGCAGGACTTGAAATTACACTAATTAAGGACGTAACACCAATTCCTCACAACGGATGCCGTCCTCCGAAAAAACGTAGAGTTTAA
- a CDS encoding N-acetylmannosamine-6-phosphate 2-epimerase, with product MKIIDKLKGQVVVSVQAMPNEPLYQEECLIAMMKSVVKGGAKALRLAGARDVKNAKALFDVPVIGLTKPDVIPQNWKQIVYITPTIKDVKNLIVAGADIVAFDGTPRPRPEDDLRKIIKYIKINNKLSMADISTLEEGVAARALGADIISTTLSGYTKESDSDSTEPDFELLERLTKILDCPVVLEGRIWTPEQVNRAFELGAHSVVIGSAITRPQLIVKRFCNRK from the coding sequence ATGAAAATAATTGATAAATTAAAAGGACAAGTTGTTGTATCGGTTCAGGCAATGCCAAATGAACCTTTATATCAAGAAGAATGCTTAATTGCGATGATGAAATCTGTAGTAAAAGGCGGAGCAAAGGCATTAAGACTTGCAGGTGCAAGAGATGTCAAGAATGCAAAGGCTCTTTTTGATGTTCCTGTCATTGGTCTTACAAAACCAGATGTGATTCCTCAAAATTGGAAACAAATCGTTTATATTACACCTACTATTAAAGATGTCAAAAATCTTATAGTTGCAGGTGCAGATATTGTCGCATTTGATGGAACTCCTCGCCCAAGACCAGAAGATGATTTGAGAAAAATAATCAAATATATAAAAATAAATAATAAGCTTTCAATGGCGGATATTTCGACTCTTGAAGAAGGTGTTGCAGCCCGTGCGTTGGGTGCAGATATTATTTCTACAACACTTTCGGGTTATACTAAGGAGTCTGATTCTGATTCTACGGAACCTGATTTTGAGCTTTTAGAAAGATTAACAAAAATTCTTGATTGCCCTGTTGTCTTGGAAGGTAGAATTTGGACTCCGGAGCAGGTCAATCGTGCGTTTGAACTTGGAGCTCATTCTGTGGTTATCGGTTCAGCAATTACAAGACCACAATTAATTGTTAAAAGATTTTGCAATAGAAAATAG